The genome window GTGCCAAGCTGATGATCGTCGGCGAGCAACCGGGGGATCAGGAAGATCTGGCGGGCCTCCCCTTTGTCGGGCCGGCGGGGCAGGTTCTGGACGCCGCGCTTCAGGAGGCGGGCATCGATCGGTCCGATGTCTATGTCACCAATGCCGTCAAGCACTTCAAGCATGAGCCGCGCGGCCAACGCAGGCTGCACAAGACGCCGAATGCGGGGGAGGTCACAGCGTGCCGGTGGTGGCTGGATCAGGAGCGCGCGATCGTGCGGCCTCGCCTGACCCTCGCATTGGGCGCGACCGCAGCGTTTGCCGTTCTGAATCAAAAGGTCGCCGTGACGAAGACGCGCGGGGAACCTTTGCCATTGCCCGACGGTTCTCGCGCCATGGTCACGGTTCACCCCTCCTACCTGCTCCGACTTCCCGACGAGGCTGCGAAGGCGCGCGAACGGGCGGCCTTCGTGCGCGACCTGATCCGGGCCCGTGGTCTGCTCTGAGCCGATGGACCCATGTTGCCGAATGATAACGCCTGTCGAACGACGTGCGTCGGCCGGGTTGGCCGGGCATGGGCGATTCAGTCGCACTCCGCTATGCAGTGCGCATGAGCATGGCTGATTTCCAGATCGAGCAGGCAAGCGGCGGAGGCTCCGTCCTCAAGCTGACCGGCGACTGGACGACCATGTCGCTGGGCCGCACGGGGCGTCGGCTGGCGGACCGCGTTTCGGGCCAGGCCATCAAATCCGTGGATCTCAGTGATCTGGGCCGGTTCGATACGGCCGGCGCCCTGGCCCTGGTTCAGGCGTCGGACCTGACCCTGCCGAAGGAAGCCTGGAGCGCGCGTCCGGAGGCCGGGCGCATCTATGCGATGGTCGAGACGCTGGAGCGCAAGTCGCAGCCCGCACCGAGGCGTCAGGCCTCGCTGACCCGCATCTTCGCCCGTATGGGCCACGGTGTGCACGACGCAGCGGCCGAGTTCCTGCTGTCGATGGCCTTTCTGGGCCGGCTGATGGCGGCGACAGGGAATGCGTTGCGTCACCCCGGCGCGATCCGCTGGCCGGCCTGGGTCAGCCAGGCCGAGCGGTCGGGCCTCGATGCCCTGCCGATCATCGCCGTGACCAACTTCTTCATCGGGGCCGTCATCGCCTTTCTGGGGGCCGATCTGCTGACCCAGTTCGGGGCGGGCGTGTTCGCTGTCGATCTGATCGGTGTCTCGATCCTGCGCGAGCTGGCGGTGCTGATCACGGCCATTCTGCTGGCCGGGCGCTCGGCCTCGTCGTTCGCGGCCGAGGTCGGTTCGATGCGCATGAATCAGGAGGTGGACGCCATGCAGGTCATGGGCGTCGACCCGTTCCAGGCGCTGGTGATCCCGCGTCTGGCGGCGATGCTGATCATGGTGCCGTTGCTGACCTTCGTGGGAATGGTGGCGGGTCTGTTCGGCGGGCTGATCGTGACCTGGAGCCAGCTGAGCCTGGGTCCGGCCTTCTTCCTGCAGCGCATGGTCGATACGCCCGAGATGTTCACCCACATGATGGTGGGCCTGTCCAAGGCCCCCGTCTTCGCCATCGTCATCGCCGCCATCGGGTGCCGTCAGGGTCTGGCGGTGTCAGGCGATGTCGAGAGTCTGGGTCGGCGGGTGACCGCGGCCGTGGTGCAGGCGATCTTCGCGATTATCTTCCTCGATGCCGTCTTCGCCCTGATCTATCTGCAGCTGGACCTATGACCGACGTCTCCCCCAGCATGCCCGCCAACGACGCGGCGAAAGAGCCCGAGGTTCTGATCGAGGTGCGGGGTCTGCGCAGTCAATTCGGCGAACAGGTGATCCATGACAACCTCGACCTGGACGTCGTCCGGGGCGAGGTGCTGGGCGTCGTCGGTGGCTCGGGCACCGGCAAGACGGTGCTGCTGAACACGATCATCGGGCTGAAGGAGCCCGACGGCGGGACGGTCAGGATCTTTGGCCACGACACGGGCGACCTCTCGGAGGCCGACAGCGCCGATATCGAACGCCGGACGGGCGTCCTGTTCCAGCAGGGCGCGCTGTTCAGTTCGCTGAGCGTGCTGGACAACGTCGCATCCCCGATGGTCGAGCATACCAACCTGCCCAGGGACACGATCCGCGAACTGGCGGAGATGAAGATCGCGATGGTCGGCCTGAAGCCCGAGAGCCACCACCAGAAGCCTTCGGAGCTTTCGGGCGGGATGCGCAAGCGCGTCGGTCTGGCGCGGGCCCTGTCGCTGGATCCGGAACTGCTGTTCCTGGACGAGCCGACGGCGGGGCTGGACCCTATCGGGGCGGCGGCGTTCGACGAGCTGATCCGCAAGCTGTCGGACGATCTGGACCTGACCGTCTTCATGATCACACACGACCTCGATAGCCTTTATGCCATCTGCGACAAGGTTGCGGTGCTGGCCGACAAGCGGGTGATCGAGAAGGCCACGGTGCAGGAGCTGGAGAAATCCGACCACCCGTGGATCAAGGAATACTTCCTGGGACCGCGCGGTCGCGCGGCCACCAGGGCCGCCTAGAGGACCGACATGGAACGAGACGCTCATTACGCCGCCGTCGGCATCGCCACAGTCGCCCTTCTGGCGGCGCTGGCCGTGTTCGCCATCTGGCTGGCCCGGCTTCAGTTCAACGACAGCTATGATCTGTACGACATCGTCTTCACCGGACCGGTGAACGGCGTGTCGGAGGGCGGCGAGGTGCATTTCAACGGTATCCGCGTGGGCGAGGTCACCGATCTGAACCTGGACCCGAACCGGGGCGATCAGGTCATCGCCCGCGTGCGCCTCGACGCCACGACGCCGGTGCGGGTCACCAGCCGCGCCCAGCTGGAGCCACAGGGCATCACGGGTCTGAACTTCATCCAGATCACGGCGGGAACCGAGGGCAGCCCTTTGCTGAAGACCCAGTACGCCAAGGACGTCGTGCCCGTGATCCAGAGCCAGGCCTCGCCCTTCGCCGAATTGTTGAGCGGATCGGGCACTGTGCTTGCCCAGGCGGTGGATGCCCTGAACCGCGTGAACCGCGTGCTGTCCGACGACAACATTCGCAGCTTCTCGACCAGTCTGAGAAATGTGGAATCGCTGTCCAACGAGCTTGAAGCGCGCAAGGGGATGTTCAGGGAGCTGGAGGAGGCGCTGGCCAAGGCCAATGCTGCCGTCGGCGAATACCAGGCCCTGGGGGCCGATGCGCGGCGTCTGGTCAATGGCGACGGGGCGGAAGCCATCGCCAGCATCAATGCCGCCGCCGGCGATGCGCGCACCGCCATCGCCAGTATCAACCGCACGGCCACCGGATTGGAAGGCCCTGTCGGCGAGCTGAGCACCAGCGGCATTCCGCAACTCCTGGAGGCGATTGAGGGGCTGCAGGAAGCGACGGATTCGCTTCAGGGACTGGTCGACGAGGTGCGGGCCAGCCCGCGAGATTTCATCGGACGGCCGCCGTCCCGGGAACTGGAGGTCCAGCCTTGATCCGTTCGCTTCTTGCCGCCGCAGGCCTTGCCGTCGCCCTGTCGGGCTGTGCCCTGCTGTCCTCGCCCGATCCGGTGCAGCTCTATCGGTTCGGCAGCCCGGAAGCGGTCGCGACCCGGGCGGTCGCCGATCCGGTGCAGGTCAAGCTGCGGGCGGTGGAGTTCCCCCAGGAGTCCCAGGGCGACCGGCTGCTGGGCGTGACCGGCACCCAGGCAGCCTACATCAAGGGTGCACGCTGGGTGTCGCCGGCCGCGCAGCTCTATGCCGACAGCCTGGAAAGCGCATTCGCCGGACAGGCCCGGTCCGTGCGCCTGATCGGCCGCCGCGAGCTGACGCCGGCCACGCGGGTGCTGGACATCGACGTGCGCAGTTTCGAGACGCGGTATGACGAGGTGGGCGGTGTGCCGACGGTCGTTCTGAGCGCCCACGCGCGCCTGCTGCGATTCCCGGATCGCACGGTCGAGGCAGAGCAGAGCTTCGAGGTCCGCCAGACAGCAACCGGGAACCGGATCGCGACGATCGTGGACGCCTATGACGTCGCCACGCGGGACCTGAACGCCCGGATCGTCGCCTGGACCGACGCGAACGCCACCGGCGGCTAGAGTCCGATCGTTTGAGGTGGACCCCGGCCGCGCGTCCACCGCGGCCGATTCGGGTCTAGGCTGGCGTCAGGGGAATGGTGGGCCCTTCCGCATCGTGCGCCGGAGGGACCAGCGCTGCCGGCGGGCGCTTGCGGACCGTTGCGATCGGGCCGTCGAGATCCGCAAGGGCGGCCACGGCCGCGGCATGGCCGGACGCGACCACGGGATCGTAGATCTTCCAGTCGCGAATGTCGGATCCCTCCGGCTCAGGCAGGATCAGGAGATCGGATTCTGCGCGCGACGTGGCCATTTCGGCATCGGTGGTGATGGTCGCTGACCGCATCAGGATGGAGACGATCGGCGGGCCCTTCTTCCATGCGCCCGAGGCGATCCAGCGCCACCAGGACGGCGGATTTTCCAGAGCACCCGGATCGACGCCACGCATCTGCGACATGTCCACGCCGATGATCGGACCGGCGTTGAACTGGCGCATCACATCGGTGGGGAAGTTCTTGATCACGGCGCCGTCCACCAGCACCTGACCGTCCATCACGACGGGCGGCATGACGCCGGGGATGGAGATGGATGCCCGCATCGCGCGGCGCAGAAGGCCGCGACGGTGCACCTCGATCCGCCCCGAGGTCAGGTTGGATGAGACTGCAAAGAAGGGCAGGGGCATGTCGGCGATGTCGATGTCGCCATAGGCCTCTTCCAGCAGCCGCGCGACCTTGCCCGCCCGGGTCATGGCGATCATCGGAAACGCCAGGTCGGACAGGGGATCGGACCGGACGAAGGCGCGGCGGATGCGGGCGTCCAGCTCGTCGTCCGACCAGTTCAGGGCCGGTCCCGCGGCGATCACCGCCCCCATGGACGACCCGCCGAGGAAATCGAAGGTCACGCCCGCTTCTCGCAGGGCACGGACGGCACCGATGTGAGCATAGGCGCGCGCCCCACCCCCGGACAGGACCAGGCCGGTCGCGGTGCCGGTGACGATGCGGGCGAGCCGTGCGGCGTCGCCGGGGTCCGCTTCCATGGCATGGAACCAGCGGCCGGGGTTGATGGCGTTCAGCCACACCGATGTGTTGGCGGGACGGGACATGCGGGGGTCGCGCAGCAGGATCAGGTCAGTGAACTGCTGAAGGCCGTGCGCCGTGCGGCTGGGAACGGACCTGGGTGGCGCGGTCAGGGCATCGCCGACGACGAACAGCCGGTCGACCTGGCGGGCGCACAGATTGGCCCAGGACGGCTCGTCGAGCTCGGCGACGTAAAGGACGAAGTCGTGCGTGTCCTCCATGCGCGAGAACCATTCCGACGCCGAGGACAGGGCCGAATGGTCGATGACCTGACAGGTGAAGCCCAGGGCCTCGACCGCCGCCGCCACGCGCTCGACGAAGGCGCGGATGGGCCGGTTGCGGACCGAGATGAAGCCGAAGACGCTGGGCTCGGTGACCCCGGGTGCGCGTTCGCGGGCGCGGTGCAGCATCAGGCGTGACAGCTCGAGCATGACCTCGGGCCGGGTGCGCACGGCCTCGAAGAAGGTCTCGGCCGGCAGGGCGAGGATTTCGGAATCGCGCAGGGCCACGACGCTGGATGTGTGGGGTGTTCCGGCGATCAGGGCCATCTCGCCCACCGGTTCGCCCGGCTTGATGACACCCAGGAACCGGGGGGCCTGATCCTCTTCCTGCCGGAACACGCCGAGGCGACCGGACCGGACGAGGTAGAGGCTGTCGGGAGCCTCGCCCGCCGAGAACAGCAGTTCGCCCCCGGTCAGGGCGAACCAGCTGGCCTTTGTGTTCTGGTCCTCGAAGACGCGCGCGAGGGCGGCTTCAAGACTGTCGGGCCGCGGGTGTCGCATGGGGGTGTGTCGTCCGGTCCGTAGCGGGGGGTTACGCCCCCGGGCGCACCACCATGCAGGTGACGTTGCGGGCGGCCAGGGCTTCGCACGCGCTTTCGGCCGACGCCTGAGTCATGCCGACGAAGCGCGAGCGGTGCCAGCCGGCGGCGTCGACGACGGTGCGCTCGGCCGTGGCGAACTGGGTGCGGAAGCGGCGGTTGACCTCTGTCAGCCAGTTGCGGGCCACGGTGGCGTCGCGGAAGGCTCCGACCTGAACGGCCCACCGGCCGGCGGCCGTCGTGGGTGCGGTCGGGCGCGGCGGATTGGCGACGGCGGTGCCGGGCCGGGCCGGGGCCCCCGTCGCGGCGGGCGTGACGCCGCTGTTCAGGCTGGCCGTCAGGTTGCCGCGGGGCGGTGAGGTCTGGGCCCGCTGGACCGGGGCAGGCTGGGTCGGCACGGTCGGCCGGGGTTCGGGCGTCCGTGTCAGGGCGGTCTGGTAGGGCACGACACCGGGGCCATTGCCCGGGGGCGTCGTCGGGGTCGAAGACGTACTGCCCTGTTCCGTCGGGGCCGGCTGGCCGTTCAGGGCGGCATAGGTGACGGGAGCGCCACTGTCGGGCTGGCCGATGCCGAAGCCGCGCTGCTCGAAGAAGGTTTGGGCCACCTGGATCCGCTCGCCGGCGGCACGACGGGTCTCGACCTCGAAGCCGGTGTCCATCAGGGCGGCGACATGGGCATTGCGGGTGATGCTGGAGCGGCCGCCCAGCACGATCGTGATGACCCGCTTGCCGCCACGCACGGCCGAGGCCGCCAGGTTGTAGCCGGACGCATTGGTGAAGCCGGTCTTGATGCCGTCATAGCCGTTGCCGCTGAGCAGCAGGCCGTTGGTGTTGCGATATTCGCGGCCCTGATAGGTCCAGTCGTGGATGCCGAAATAGCTGTAGTACTGGGGATAGTCGCGCATGATGGCGCGGGCCAGGATGGCCAGGTCGCGCGCCGAGGTCAGCTGGCGGCTGTCGGGCAGGCCGTTCGGATTGACGTAGCGGGTCTGGCCCATGCCAAGCTCTTCGGCCTTCAGCGTGGCCATGGCGGCGAAGCGGGCCTGGGAGCCGCCGACGTGCTCGGCCAGCACCATGGCCATGTCATTGGCCGACCGGACGGTCGTGGCACGCATGGCGTCGTCCAGACGGATCGTCTGGCCTGCGGCCAGCCCCAGTTTCGACGGGGGCTGCGAGGCGGCGAGGGGAGAGACGGTGATGACGTCGTCCAGATGGACGGTGCCTTTCTCCAGGGCCTCGAACACCAGATACAGGGTCATCATCTTGGTGACGGACGCCGGATAGCGGGGGCTGTCGGCGTGACGGGCAAACAGGACCTCGCCCGTGCCGGCATCTACGACGATGGCGGCATACCGGCTGTTCTCGCCCGATTGTGCCTCGACCCGCGTGGTCGTCAGCGGACCCGACAGGCCGACCAGCACCAGCAGGGTCAGGCCAAGGGCCAGAAGGCGGCGCGGGAAGCCCGAACGGTCACGCATCATCGCCAATCGAAGCCTCATCCTTTGTGGCGCGGCGGCGGCCCCCCGGCGCGTCGCAAGTGGCCTTTAGCATGGGAGCCGCAGGTTTCAGGGTGGTTAAGCAGAGATCAACGCAGATTTGAACGGGCGAATCCTGACAGGCGAGCGCGGATTTTCGCAAATATGTTGCATTGCACAATACGTCTTGACCCGTCTTCGCACTTGCACCATATGGGCGTCATCGAACCAGAATCGCCTGGGTCGAGCAACATTCCGCGGGTCAGACCGCGACCATCAGGTTCAGGAGACTTCACATGGCTGACAGCGCCGAAACCATCAAGAAGACCGTCGAAACCGCCACCACGACCGCCAAGGCCCAGGGCGAGCAGTTCAAGGCCCAGGCCGAGAAGATCCAGGCCACGGGCACGCAAGCTCTGCGCGAGACGCTTGACAAGACCTCGGCCTCGATGGCCGAACTGTCGGCCCACTCGAAGCAGAACCTGGAAGCCCTGACCGCCTCGGCCACGGCCGCCCAGAAGGGCGTCGAGGCCCTGTCGGCCCAGGCCCTGTCCTACAGCAAGTCCAGCTGGGAAAACGGCGTCGCCGCCGCCCAGACGATCGCCAAGGCCCGTTCGGTCCAGGAGCTGATCGAGCTGCAGACCAACTATGCCAAGTCGGCCATGGAAACCTATCTCTCGGAAGTCACCAAGATGACCGAGACCCTGACCGGATCGGTCAAGGAAAGCTTCAAGCCGATCAACGAGCGCGTCACCGCGACCGTCGAGACCTTCCAGGCCGCCCGATAAGGGCATTCCTGGAGGCCGCGGGCAAAAGGCTCCGCCTTTTCGCTGCGACGCGGCCCAGGCCGGAATTAGCGTAACGAGAGGGCCCCGGCGGAAACGCCGGGGCCCTTTTCGCATGCGTCACATCAACCTGTGACTGGACGTCCCTTCAAATCAGGCCATCATTACCTATCTGAACTCTCGAACTCCCCAACCGGAACGTAGATGCCGACAAGAAGGCCAGGTGAAGAAAGCGGAGGTGGCCAGGGTGCCGCCACGATCACCGAGACAAAGCCCAAGCTTCAGAAGCCCTCGCTGTACCGGGTGCTGATCCTGAACGACGACTACACGCCGATGGAATTCGTCGTCTATGTGCTGGAGCGGTTCTTCCAGAAGAGCCGCGAGGACGCGACCCGCATCATGCTGCATGTGCATCAGCATGGCGTCGGGGTCTGCGGCGTCTTCACCTATGAGGTGGCCGAAACCAAGGTCGCCCAGGTGGTCGAGACGGCGCGCCGTCACCAGCACCCGCTACAGTGCACTATGGAAAAAGACTGAGAGGATCTCCCCATGCCCTCGTTTTCGCGTCCTCTCGAAGAGACCCTGCATCGCGCGGTCTCCTATGCCAACGAACGCCGCCACGAATATGCGACGCTCGAACACCTGCTGCTGGCCCTGGTCGATGACGCCGACGCCGGTGCCGTGATGAAGGCCTGCAACGTCGATCTGTCCGCGCTGAAGACGGCGCTGACCCTCTATGTCGACACGGACCTGGCGGCGCTCGCCACCAGTGATGGCGAGGACGCCAAGCCGACCGCCGGTTTCCAGCGCGTGATCCAGCGCGCGGTGATCCACGTCCAGTCCTCAGGCCGCGAGGAGGTGTCCGGGGCCAATGTGCTGGTCGCCATCTTCAGCGAGCGCGAAAGCCACGCCGCCTATTTCCTGCAGGAGCAGGACATGACCCGCTATGACGCGGTCAATTTCATCGCCCACGGCATTCCCAAGAAGGCCGGTGTCGGCGAACCGCGTCCGCCCAAGGTGGCTGGCGGCCAGTCGCCCGAGGAGGCCGAGGATGCCGCGGCCGTCAAACAGGGCGGGGAAGCGCTGGAAGCCTATTGCGTCGACCTCAACGAGAAGTCGCGCAACGGCAAGATCGACCCCCTGATCGGCCGCCAGGCCGAGGTGGATCGCTCGATCCAGATTCTGTGCCGCCGGACCAAGAACAACCCGCTGCTGGTCGGCGAGCCCGGCGTCGGCAAGACCGCCATCGCCGAAGGCCTGGCCCGGAAGATCGTCAATCACGAGGTCCCGGCCGTGCTGGAAGGCGCGACCATCTACAGCCTCGACATGGGGGCGCTGCTGGCCGGGACCCGCTATCGCGGTGACTTCGAGGAGCGGCTGAAGCAGGTCGTCAAGGAGCTGGAGAACCACGAGAACGCCATCCTGTTCATCGACGAGATCCACACGGTGATCGGCGCGGGCGCGACATCGGGCGGGGCGATGGATGCGTCCAACCTGCTGAAGCCCGCCCTGGCGTCCGGCACCCTGCGCTGCATGGGCTCGACGACCTACAAGGAGTACCGTCAGCATTTCGAGAAGGACCGTGCCCTGGTCCGGCGCTTCCAGAAGATCGACGTCAACGAGCCGACGGTCGAGGACACGGTGAAGATCCTCAAAGGCCTGAAGACGGCCTACGAGGGCCACCACAAGCTGCGCTACACCGACGCGGCGATCCGTTCGGCCGTCGAGCTGTCGGCGCGGTACATGACCGACCGCAAACTGCCGGACAAGGCGATCGACGTGATCGACGAGGCGGGGGCGTCGCAGATGCTGCTGCCCGAATCGAAGCGCAAGAAGGTCATTGGCCAGAAGGAGGTCGAGGCCGTCATCGCCAAGATGGCGCGCATTCCGCCGAAGTCGGTGTCCAAGTCCGACACCGAGGGGCTGCGCGAACTTCAGACCGACCTGAACCGGGCCGTCTTCGGTCAGGACGCGGCGATCGAACAGGTGGCCTCGGCCATGAAGCTGGCGCGGGCAGGCCTGCGCGATCCGCAGAAGCCGATCGGGTCCTTCCTGTTCGCGGGCCCGACCGGCGTGGGCAAGACCGAGGTGGCCAAGCAGCTTGCGGCAACCCTGGGCATCGAGATGTTGCGCTTCGACATGAGCGAATACATGGAGCGGCACACGGTCAGCCGCCTGATCGGGGCCCCTCCGGGCTATGTCGGGCACGACCAGGGCGGACTCCTGACCGACGCCGTCGACCAGCATCCGCACGCCGTGGTCCTGCTGGACGAGATCGAAAAGGCCCACCCGGACGTCTACAACATCCTGCTCCAGGTCATGGACAACGGGATGCTGACCGACGCCATCGGCAAGAAGGTCGACTTCCGCAACGTCGTGCTGATCATGACCACGAATGCGGGCGCGGCCGACAACGCCCGTGCCTCCATCGGCTTCGGCCGTGGCAAGGTCGAGGGCGAGGACGAAAAGGCCATCCAGCGCCTGTTCGCGCCCGAGTTCCGGAACCGTCTGGATGCCGTGGTGTCGTTCAAGCCCCTGGCGGCCGAGACGATCCGCCAGGTGGTGACCAAGTTCGTGCTGCAGCTGGAAGCCCAGCTGGCGGACCGCAACATCACCATCGAACTGACCGACGACGCGGCCGACTGGCTGGCCAAGAACGGCTTCGACGAACTGTATGGCGCGCGGCCCCTGGGCCGGGTCATCCAGGAAAACATCAAGAAGCCCCTGGCCGACGACATCCTGTTCGGACGTCTGACGCGCGGCGGCCACGTCAAGGTCGCCCTGGTCGACGGCAAGATCGCTTTCGACATCACCCCCACCGCCGGCGCGCCGGTCAAGGAAACGGTGGACGGGGTGGCGGTGTAGTCCTCCCCCGACGGGGGAGGATCAAGACAGCAAAAAGGCCCGGGATCACTCCCGGGCCTTTCGTTCGTCTGGATGCTGCTCCCTAGAGCGCGTTCGGTTTAGTTGGACGCATATCCGGCGTGCTTAAGGTAGTTGGCGCATTCTGATGGGCTGAAGCGGTCGAGGAGGCTGCCGATGCGTCGCCATGTGGCTTCGACTGTGCGCTCGTCGGCCTTTTTCAGAAGGGTCTTCAGCTTTGAAAAGACCTGTTCGATGGGATTGAGGTCGGGGCTGTAGGGCGGCAGGAAGATCAGGTGGGCCCCGGCTTTTCGGAGGGCCTGCCTGACGGCCTTGCCCTTGTGACTGCCGAGGTTGTCGAGCACGACGACGTCGCCGGGGCTGAGCGTGGGGATCAGGAACTGCTCGACCCAGGCTCGGAACGCATCGCCGTTGATCGGGCCGTCCAGCACCATAGGGGCCTCGATCCGATCGTGACGCAGGGCGGCGATGAAGGTCAGTGTGGTCCAGTGGCCATGCGGAACCCGGGCCACCAGTCGCTCGCCACGCCGGGCTCGGCCGTGGGTGCGGGTCATGTTGGTCTTGGCCCAGGTCTCGTCGATGAAGACCAGGCGACGCGGGTCAATCCGGTGTTGATGACGCTTCCACCGCGCCCGCTTTCGGGCCACGTCCGGACGGTCCTGTTCGGCGGCGTGCAGGGTTTTTTTTGAAGCTGAGCCCCTCGCGCTTGAGGAAGGCCCAGACCGACCAGTCGCCCGCCCTCACGCCACGATCCGACAGTTCAACCACCAGCGCCCGGATCGTCAGGTCCGGCT of Brevundimonas subvibrioides contains these proteins:
- the clpA gene encoding ATP-dependent Clp protease ATP-binding subunit ClpA produces the protein MPSFSRPLEETLHRAVSYANERRHEYATLEHLLLALVDDADAGAVMKACNVDLSALKTALTLYVDTDLAALATSDGEDAKPTAGFQRVIQRAVIHVQSSGREEVSGANVLVAIFSERESHAAYFLQEQDMTRYDAVNFIAHGIPKKAGVGEPRPPKVAGGQSPEEAEDAAAVKQGGEALEAYCVDLNEKSRNGKIDPLIGRQAEVDRSIQILCRRTKNNPLLVGEPGVGKTAIAEGLARKIVNHEVPAVLEGATIYSLDMGALLAGTRYRGDFEERLKQVVKELENHENAILFIDEIHTVIGAGATSGGAMDASNLLKPALASGTLRCMGSTTYKEYRQHFEKDRALVRRFQKIDVNEPTVEDTVKILKGLKTAYEGHHKLRYTDAAIRSAVELSARYMTDRKLPDKAIDVIDEAGASQMLLPESKRKKVIGQKEVEAVIAKMARIPPKSVSKSDTEGLRELQTDLNRAVFGQDAAIEQVASAMKLARAGLRDPQKPIGSFLFAGPTGVGKTEVAKQLAATLGIEMLRFDMSEYMERHTVSRLIGAPPGYVGHDQGGLLTDAVDQHPHAVVLLDEIEKAHPDVYNILLQVMDNGMLTDAIGKKVDFRNVVLIMTTNAGAADNARASIGFGRGKVEGEDEKAIQRLFAPEFRNRLDAVVSFKPLAAETIRQVVTKFVLQLEAQLADRNITIELTDDAADWLAKNGFDELYGARPLGRVIQENIKKPLADDILFGRLTRGGHVKVALVDGKIAFDITPTAGAPVKETVDGVAV
- a CDS encoding MlaD family protein; this encodes MERDAHYAAVGIATVALLAALAVFAIWLARLQFNDSYDLYDIVFTGPVNGVSEGGEVHFNGIRVGEVTDLNLDPNRGDQVIARVRLDATTPVRVTSRAQLEPQGITGLNFIQITAGTEGSPLLKTQYAKDVVPVIQSQASPFAELLSGSGTVLAQAVDALNRVNRVLSDDNIRSFSTSLRNVESLSNELEARKGMFRELEEALAKANAAVGEYQALGADARRLVNGDGAEAIASINAAAGDARTAIASINRTATGLEGPVGELSTSGIPQLLEAIEGLQEATDSLQGLVDEVRASPRDFIGRPPSRELEVQP
- a CDS encoding ABC transporter ATP-binding protein produces the protein MTDVSPSMPANDAAKEPEVLIEVRGLRSQFGEQVIHDNLDLDVVRGEVLGVVGGSGTGKTVLLNTIIGLKEPDGGTVRIFGHDTGDLSEADSADIERRTGVLFQQGALFSSLSVLDNVASPMVEHTNLPRDTIRELAEMKIAMVGLKPESHHQKPSELSGGMRKRVGLARALSLDPELLFLDEPTAGLDPIGAAAFDELIRKLSDDLDLTVFMITHDLDSLYAICDKVAVLADKRVIEKATVQELEKSDHPWIKEYFLGPRGRAATRAA
- a CDS encoding serine hydrolase; amino-acid sequence: MRDRSGFPRRLLALGLTLLVLVGLSGPLTTTRVEAQSGENSRYAAIVVDAGTGEVLFARHADSPRYPASVTKMMTLYLVFEALEKGTVHLDDVITVSPLAASQPPSKLGLAAGQTIRLDDAMRATTVRSANDMAMVLAEHVGGSQARFAAMATLKAEELGMGQTRYVNPNGLPDSRQLTSARDLAILARAIMRDYPQYYSYFGIHDWTYQGREYRNTNGLLLSGNGYDGIKTGFTNASGYNLAASAVRGGKRVITIVLGGRSSITRNAHVAALMDTGFEVETRRAAGERIQVAQTFFEQRGFGIGQPDSGAPVTYAALNGQPAPTEQGSTSSTPTTPPGNGPGVVPYQTALTRTPEPRPTVPTQPAPVQRAQTSPPRGNLTASLNSGVTPAATGAPARPGTAVANPPRPTAPTTAAGRWAVQVGAFRDATVARNWLTEVNRRFRTQFATAERTVVDAAGWHRSRFVGMTQASAESACEALAARNVTCMVVRPGA
- a CDS encoding patatin-like phospholipase family protein translates to MRHPRPDSLEAALARVFEDQNTKASWFALTGGELLFSAGEAPDSLYLVRSGRLGVFRQEEDQAPRFLGVIKPGEPVGEMALIAGTPHTSSVVALRDSEILALPAETFFEAVRTRPEVMLELSRLMLHRARERAPGVTEPSVFGFISVRNRPIRAFVERVAAAVEALGFTCQVIDHSALSSASEWFSRMEDTHDFVLYVAELDEPSWANLCARQVDRLFVVGDALTAPPRSVPSRTAHGLQQFTDLILLRDPRMSRPANTSVWLNAINPGRWFHAMEADPGDAARLARIVTGTATGLVLSGGGARAYAHIGAVRALREAGVTFDFLGGSSMGAVIAAGPALNWSDDELDARIRRAFVRSDPLSDLAFPMIAMTRAGKVARLLEEAYGDIDIADMPLPFFAVSSNLTSGRIEVHRRGLLRRAMRASISIPGVMPPVVMDGQVLVDGAVIKNFPTDVMRQFNAGPIIGVDMSQMRGVDPGALENPPSWWRWIASGAWKKGPPIVSILMRSATITTDAEMATSRAESDLLILPEPEGSDIRDWKIYDPVVASGHAAAVAALADLDGPIATVRKRPPAALVPPAHDAEGPTIPLTPA
- a CDS encoding ABC transporter permease, whose protein sequence is MSMADFQIEQASGGGSVLKLTGDWTTMSLGRTGRRLADRVSGQAIKSVDLSDLGRFDTAGALALVQASDLTLPKEAWSARPEAGRIYAMVETLERKSQPAPRRQASLTRIFARMGHGVHDAAAEFLLSMAFLGRLMAATGNALRHPGAIRWPAWVSQAERSGLDALPIIAVTNFFIGAVIAFLGADLLTQFGAGVFAVDLIGVSILRELAVLITAILLAGRSASSFAAEVGSMRMNQEVDAMQVMGVDPFQALVIPRLAAMLIMVPLLTFVGMVAGLFGGLIVTWSQLSLGPAFFLQRMVDTPEMFTHMMVGLSKAPVFAIVIAAIGCRQGLAVSGDVESLGRRVTAAVVQAIFAIIFLDAVFALIYLQLDL
- the clpS gene encoding ATP-dependent Clp protease adapter ClpS — its product is MPTRRPGEESGGGQGAATITETKPKLQKPSLYRVLILNDDYTPMEFVVYVLERFFQKSREDATRIMLHVHQHGVGVCGVFTYEVAETKVAQVVETARRHQHPLQCTMEKD
- a CDS encoding phasin family protein, which translates into the protein MADSAETIKKTVETATTTAKAQGEQFKAQAEKIQATGTQALRETLDKTSASMAELSAHSKQNLEALTASATAAQKGVEALSAQALSYSKSSWENGVAAAQTIAKARSVQELIELQTNYAKSAMETYLSEVTKMTETLTGSVKESFKPINERVTATVETFQAAR
- a CDS encoding ABC-type transport auxiliary lipoprotein family protein; this encodes MIRSLLAAAGLAVALSGCALLSSPDPVQLYRFGSPEAVATRAVADPVQVKLRAVEFPQESQGDRLLGVTGTQAAYIKGARWVSPAAQLYADSLESAFAGQARSVRLIGRRELTPATRVLDIDVRSFETRYDEVGGVPTVVLSAHARLLRFPDRTVEAEQSFEVRQTATGNRIATIVDAYDVATRDLNARIVAWTDANATGG